The DNA window TACTTCTATATCAACAATTACACCGTAAGGAATTTTAGCTTTAACTGATTTTCTTTTGTTTTCTACCAGAAGTGAAGAATTGGGACTGCAAAACCCGTCATTAGAAGTTGAAGTAGGAATGCTTATAAAAGGCAAATCTAAAACAAAAGCGCAGTATTTAGAATAATCAAGAGCTTTTCCTCCGCCTATTCCGACAAGAGCATCAACGTTTTTAGGGATTTTAAACGCTGTATGGATTATATTTTCTATATGAATCTCTTCTATTATATCTTTGTGATGAATTTTTATTTCGTTAGAATCAAGGCTTTGAAAGATTTTCTCGCCAAAAAGTTCCTCAATTCCCGCACTAAAAAAGCATGCAATATTCATAAAACTTTCTTCTTTAAGATAATTACCTAAATTAGAAAGTTCGCCTTTGCCAATTTTAAGTATGGAAGGGATAAATATCTGTTTTTGCTGAAATTTAATCATTTAGCCTTCCAATCACTCATTTATATCATTCACAGCATTAATAATATCAAAAATCTCTGTCACTCTGTTGCGCCATGTATGATTTTGTAATGTAATTTTTCTTGACTGATTGGATTTTTCTTCTCTTATTGCATTATTATTCAAATAATAATTAACGGTTTCAGGAAGGTTGTCAAAGGTATAACCGTTATAATAGCCGAGCGTATCGCCAAAAGACTGTTTTATAACATCATTATTATCTGTAAGTATAAAAGAATTAGCTGAAGTTGCATTTAATATTCGCTCATGAAGTCCATCTAATATTTGCATGGGCTGAAGATGCAGTACAATTTTTGATTTAGGTACTATTTTTAATGAATCTTTTATATCAGCAGCTCCCATATATTGAACATTTCCGGAAATATATTTTTCCCACACCGGAGAACCCCAAACCTTGACATTAAAATCTTTCAATTTATTAATAAGATGAACCCTTCTCGTGTATGTCACAGTGTAACAAAGACTGTTAAACATCTGATAATACGCATTTAAGTCAAGCATATCAAAATTAAAAATAATCGCAAAATAATTATAAATATCCCAAAAAGATTTGTCAGGATTTTGCAGCGCATATTCATAAATTGTCATAAATTGATCAAATCTTTTTTTATCCCAATTTTGTCTGAAATTATTTATTTTTTCTTCAAAATCTTGCAATGTAGAAAGAAAAACTATATCATGCTCTTTTTCTGAGTTATCGGGCAGCCAAAAATCAGTATCTACAGCATGAGGTAGATATAGAAACGGTAAATTGGGCATAAAATGATTAATAGCTTTTATGTCTGAAGTAGAAACGCACGCGAATATGAAATTAGGGAATTTCATGGACAATTTTGCCGCATAAATATGCATAAAAATTGAGTCTACAGCCCACATAATATGAGGAATTCCTTTGTTAAGATAAAACTCCCAAAAATCTGCGCCACTGCCATTAAAGGCTATACTCAAATCAGGTAATATTTTATCTTCATGATATTTATACATATATTCAACATCATAAAATTTTGCCTTAAATGCATCATGTAGACCCTTATTAAAACTTGCAAGCATGTTATAAACGCCGCCATTTAATTTTTCGCTGCCATATATTCCAATTTTCGGTTCAGTCATATTATTTACCCTTAATTGAACTTTAAGAATAATTATAATATGAAAGATAATTTTGATATAAATTAATAATCTTTTTTCAAATAATCAAATATCTGGCAATAAGAATCAAGTTTTATGCAGTCAATATTATGTTGCTTACAAAGCTCAAGCAGTGTCCCTCTGGCAAAAACAACATCTGCCCAAAGTGCTGCATTGTAATCAGGAGTGCCGTCTCCTGCAAAAACAGTTAACTCATACCTGTTTTTCATAAATTTCATAACGGCTTCTTTATCTATACCGTAGTTTTCTGAATAGAAAATGGAATCCTCAGTCAGCTTTACCATCTGGAGCCCGTCTTTTTTGGAATAAGTACTTTCGTTAGCTATCAGCTTCACCGAGTTTTTAATTCCTAAAAAGTCTAAAATTACGTTTATATAATAATCCGCACCGGCACTTAC is part of the bacterium genome and encodes:
- a CDS encoding glycosyltransferase: MTEPKIGIYGSEKLNGGVYNMLASFNKGLHDAFKAKFYDVEYMYKYHEDKILPDLSIAFNGSGADFWEFYLNKGIPHIMWAVDSIFMHIYAAKLSMKFPNFIFACVSTSDIKAINHFMPNLPFLYLPHAVDTDFWLPDNSEKEHDIVFLSTLQDFEEKINNFRQNWDKKRFDQFMTIYEYALQNPDKSFWDIYNYFAIIFNFDMLDLNAYYQMFNSLCYTVTYTRRVHLINKLKDFNVKVWGSPVWEKYISGNVQYMGAADIKDSLKIVPKSKIVLHLQPMQILDGLHERILNATSANSFILTDNNDVIKQSFGDTLGYYNGYTFDNLPETVNYYLNNNAIREEKSNQSRKITLQNHTWRNRVTEIFDIINAVNDINE
- a CDS encoding MtnX-like HAD-IB family phosphatase; the encoded protein is MISEKNKKVLITDFDGTVIKKDFFWYIIEKLMTEEDALPWKDYQAGKITHFEALNRIFAKIHISEEELHKIILELPVEECFPELVGFCNNNDIDIYIVSAGADYYINVILDFLGIKNSVKLIANESTYSKKDGLQMVKLTEDSIFYSENYGIDKEAVMKFMKNRYELTVFAGDGTPDYNAALWADVVFARGTLLELCKQHNIDCIKLDSYCQIFDYLKKDY